The genomic region GGGTGTTTCTGGTGGTGTACCCGCCAAGAAGCGTCCAGGCTTCTCAAAAATACTGGAAATGGCTCGGGAAGGTGATATTCTCGTGGTTTCCGAGCTGACCCGGTTGGGGCGTTCGCTCGGCGATGTCATATTGACTCTCAATGAACTGACGGGGAAGGGAGTCCGCGTTGTCGCCGTCAAGGAGGGCCTGGATAGTACTTCCGATGCCATGCAGTTCAAGATAATGACGACTCTGCTGGCTCTTTTTGCCGACCTCGAGCGCGAGTTCATCCGAAGGAGAACAAGAGAGGGCTTGAAGCGTGCGAGAGAGAAGGGTAAGCGGTTGGGGAGGCCACCTGTGTTGGACGAAGGGAAGCTGGTTACTGTGGTGGAGCTGTATCAGAAGGGATTCTCCTCCCGCAAAATCGCGGGTATTCTCAATGTAAGTCCGAGTACAGTGAGTAGGGTCCTCAGGAGGCTCAGGGAAGCAGGGGTTTTGAGTGAGCGCAAAGTGGTCCGAATTGACAGGAAAAAGCTCAAGGAGGTGATAGGTGGTGAGGGATGAGGAAATCCGTGAAGAACTCGAGGATCTCAGGCGTGAGATTGCCAAACTTCGAAGGGAGATTGCCTCTTTGAAGGGGGACATGGACTGGGCTGTGGATCAATTCGAGGATCATGAGGA from Thermococcus sp. MAR1 harbors:
- a CDS encoding recombinase family protein, with protein sequence MTVYVYLRVSTDEQDIDSQMESVKSWLSEKGIEEFEIIKDEGVSGGVPAKKRPGFSKILEMAREGDILVVSELTRLGRSLGDVILTLNELTGKGVRVVAVKEGLDSTSDAMQFKIMTTLLALFADLEREFIRRRTREGLKRAREKGKRLGRPPVLDEGKLVTVVELYQKGFSSRKIAGILNVSPSTVSRVLRRLREAGVLSERKVVRIDRKKLKEVIGGEG